From the genome of Verrucomicrobiia bacterium:
TTGCGCGAACGCCTGACGACGCGCGTTTATACGGTCGAGAAAGCCGTCGGCGGGCTAACGGCCGATTGGGCGAAACGCACAGGTTTGAAGCCAGGAATTCCCGTCGCGGTGGGAGCCTTCGACGCGCACCTCGGCGCTATCGGCTCGGGTGTAACGGAAGGTTCGCTCGTCAAAATCATTGGGACCAGCACCTGCGACATCACGGTCGCTCCCAACCAGTCCAAACTCGCCGATGTCCCCGGCCTGTGCGGGATCGTCGACGGCAGCGTATTGCCCGCGCACTTCGGACTGGAAGCAGGACAATCTGCCGTGGGCGACATCTTCAACTGGTTTGTGAATTACATCCAGCCTCGGGGCAAAGCTGGAACCCACGAGGCGCTCACGGCGGAGGCGGCGAAGCTGAAGCCAGGCGAATCCGGTTTGCTGGCGCTCGATTGGAATAACGGCAATCGAACGATTCTCGTCGATCAACGCCTGACTGGATTGATGCTCGGCCAGACGCTTTACACGACCCCTGCGGAGATTTACCGCGCGTTGATTGAAGCGACCGCGTTCGGCGCGCTGACGATCATCAATCGTTTTGAGGAATATGGCGTGCAGATCAAGCAAGTGCTGAACTGCGGGGGGATCGCGGAGAAAAACCCCGTCGTGATGCAGATTTACGCCGATGTGACGGGGCGTCCGATGAAGATCAGCCGTTCTGCGCAAACCTGCGCGTTGGGGTCTGCGGTTGCTGCTGCGGTGGCGGCCGGAGTGTATCCCAACTTTGCAACCGCGCAGAAGAAGATGACTGGATTGAAAGCGACGGTTTACAAGCCGAACGCAAAAGCGCACGCGGTATACAAGGACCTCTACAAACTTTACCGCCAGATTCACGACGCATTTGGAACGAAGGATTGGAACGGAAATCTTTACAACGTGATGAAG
Proteins encoded in this window:
- a CDS encoding ribulokinase, whose protein sequence is MSPKYTIGLDYGTNSVRALIVNVASGAEVAAAVWTYAHGTQGVVLSRDPNLARQHPADYVKGAEVTIRQALATAKKSVRGFNAEQVAGIGVDTTGSTPLPVDSEGQPLVFQKKFENEPAAMAWLWKDHTSVHEAAEITSLAKEMRPEFLAKCGGTYSSEWFWSKILKCLRVAPKVFNAAHSWVELSDFVPAALTGTLHPDKFIAGVCAAGHKAMWNAKWGGYPDQEFLAKLDPKLAALRERLTTRVYTVEKAVGGLTADWAKRTGLKPGIPVAVGAFDAHLGAIGSGVTEGSLVKIIGTSTCDITVAPNQSKLADVPGLCGIVDGSVLPAHFGLEAGQSAVGDIFNWFVNYIQPRGKAGTHEALTAEAAKLKPGESGLLALDWNNGNRTILVDQRLTGLMLGQTLYTTPAEIYRALIEATAFGALTIINRFEEYGVQIKQVLNCGGIAEKNPVVMQIYADVTGRPMKISRSAQTCALGSAVAAAVAAGVYPNFATAQKKMTGLKATVYKPNAKAHAVYKDLYKLYRQIHDAFGTKDWNGNLYNVMKDLIEIRNRARK